The Pseudomonas hefeiensis genomic sequence GCGTAGACGGGGTTGTTTCATTCTGCCGGACGAAAAAGGCTGAAAGAATCCATCGTTGTGCTTAATCGATTCAGGTGCCGGAGGTGTTTTTACCGTCCATCTTTTTTACACTCCAATGCGCAACTGATATCAAAGTAATACTAGGCGGCAATTATTTCATCAGCTACGCTTCGCGCTACAAATGGAATACAAACAGGGTGAAGGGATTGCCGCAGTTTCACTTTATTTCCGGTTTACCGCGCTCAGGCTCGACCCTGCTTTCTGCCATTTTGTTGCAGAACCCGCGCTTTCATGCCGGCATGACCAGCCCCGTTGGCTCGCTGTTCAGCAGCGTCCTGCAGCAGTGCAGCGCCGGCAGTGAGTTCGGCTCGGTGATCGACACCGACCTGCGCCGTCGCCTGTTGCGCGGGCTGTTCGACTCCTACTACGCCGACAAGGCCGACAAGCCTGTCATCTTCGATACAAATCGCCAGTGGTGCGCCCGGTTGCCTGCGTTGCAGGACCTGTTCCCCCAGGCCAAGACCATCGCCTGTGTGCGCAACGTCGCCTGGGTGCTGGACAGCCTGGAGCGGCTTTACCGCGCCAACCCGTTCGAAAACACCAAGCTGTTCAATGACGATGATGAGCGCAACACCGTCTACAGCCGCTGCGAAACCCTGGCCCAGCGCAACCGCCTGGTTGGCTTTGCCTGGACGGCGCTCAAAGAGGCGTATTACGGCGAGAACGCCGAGTCTATGCTGATCGTTGACTACGACCTGTTGAGCCAGGCCCCGGAGCGGGTGATGCGCCTGGTGTACGAGTTCATCGGCGAGCCTTGGTTCGAACACGATTTCAATCACTTGACCTACGACGCACCGGCCTTCGACCAGGCCCTGGGCGTTGCCGGCCTGCACAAAGTCAAGCCCAAGGTCGCGCCGCAAGCCCGGCGGACCCTGCTGCCACCGGATCTGTTTGAAAAGTATGCCGAGTTGTCGTTCTGGCGCGATGGTTCTTCCAGTGCTGCCAATGTCATTCGTATGAAAACCGACGCCGCGGTCAACTGACTCGCGGTTTTTTTCATTTGCGTGTTTAAAAAGTTCGAGTCCAGGTGAACGTCATGTGGTGGAGCAAAGGCAAATCGCGGGTAACCGAGGGCGTACAGGCCCTGGCATCGCCAATGATCATGTCCCTGGAGCCGCGAATGCTGTTCGACGGCGCGGTGGCGGCTACGGTGGCCGATGCCGCACAGGCGGACGCCCAACCCAGCGCAGACGCGGCCAAGACGCCTGCGGCTGACCAGGCTTCAGACAGCCACGCGCCTCAAGGCCAGGTCGATGCCACCCAGGCCGCTGTGCCGGGCAAGGCCGTGGTGTTTGTCGATTCCCGGGTCAAGGATTCGGCCAGCCTGCTCGAAGGCGTTGCGCCCGGTACCCAAGTGGTGCAACTGGATGCCACCAAGGACGGCCTGCAGCAAATCGCCGATTACCTGGACACCCATCAGGGCATCAGCTCGGTGCAGATCATCGCCCACGGTAATGCCGGCGATCTTTGGTTGGGCAACAGCTACCTGTCGGCGGACAACGTTGAGGCTCGCAGCGAGGTGCTGGCGCAGATCGGTCAGGACATGAACGTCGGTGGCGATATTCTGATCTATGGCTGCTACACCGCTGAAGGTGATCGCGGCCTGAGCCTGGTCAATTCACTGGCGCAGTTGACCGGCCGCGACGTGGCGGCGTCCACCGATCGTACCGGTCTTGGCGGCGACTGGGACCTGGAAATCGCCACTGGCAACATCGAAAGCGCCAACGTGCTCTCGGCCAATGCCATGAGCGAGTACCAATGGGGCCTGGCCACCTGGACCGCTACCAACAACCTCAATTCCGGCATCGGTTCTCTGCGCGCAGCGCTGGACTCTGCGCAGAACGGCGACATCGTCACCTTCAATGCCAACATGACCGTTGCGCTGACCCAGGTGCTGGTGATCGACAAGAACGTCACCATCGATGGCGACCTCGACAACGACAACGTGGCCGACGTTACCCTGGATGGACAATACCGCACCCAGATCATCAACGTGACGGCCGGCACGACGGCTACCCTCGATGGCCTGGTGATTACCCGGGGTATGGTGGCAGGCAACGGCGGCAACGGCGGCGACAATGCGCTGGTGTCTCAGGGCGGCGGTATCTACAACGCCGGCACCTTGACCCTGAGGAACGTCACGGTCACCGCGAACGCCGCTTCGGGTGGCGGTGGTGGTGGCGGTGTGACGCCGCAATACGCCGGTGGCGCGGGTGGCGGCGGTGGCGCGATCACTGGCGGTACCGGCGGCAAGGGCGGCGATACCCTCAACTCCACGGGCTCCAACGGCACGGCCGGACAGGGCGGCGCGGGCGGCGGTTTCTTCAACATTGGCGGGCGTGGCGGCTCCACCACGGGGGGCGCGGGCGGTGCGGCTTATCCGGGCTACAGCACCGGTTCGGCCGGCGGCACGGCGGTCAGTGGCGGATTGTCCATCGGCGGTGGCGGCGGTGGCGATGGCTATGACGACATCGGTGGCGCCGGTGGCGGTGCGGTCGGTGGTATCTACAACGATACCGGCGCGACCCTGCGGATCATCGGCAACTCGACCATTTCCAACAACGTTGGCGCCGGCGGTGGCGGTGGCGGTGGCGGGGCTGGCGGTAGCTATCTCCAGGCGGGTGGTGCGGGCGGTGTCGGCGTCGGCGCCATCTGGAACAAAGGTTCGATCCTGATCACCGCTGCCAACTTCGCCGCCCTGGCCGGTAACGTCGGCGGCAGCGGCGTGGGTGGGACGAGTGCGGGCACCGCGGGTGTTTCGCCGGCGTCGGTGGCCAACGTCTACGGCGACGGCGGCACCATCAATACCAACTATGTGCCGGACGAAACGCCGCCCACCGCGACCGTCGTGGTGGCCAATACCAACCTCAACTCCGGTGGTACATCGACGGTCACCATCACCTTCTCCGAAGCCGTGACCGGCCTTACCGCGGCGGACCTGACGGTGCAGAACGGCAGCGTCGGCACCTTGACCAGTGGCGACGGTGGCATCACCTGGACCGGGACGTTGACTGCGGCCAGTGATATCGCCGACACCACCAACATCATCACCCTGAACAATACCGGCGTGGCCGACCTGGCCGGCAATGCCGGCGTGGGCACCACCGACTCGAACAACTACATCGTCAACGACACCGTGGCGCCGACGGCGTCCATCGTGGTGAGCGACACCGCCCTCAGGATTGGCGAGACCTCGACGGTCACCATCACCTTCAGCGAAGCGGTGAGCGGTTTCACCGCCGCCGACCTGACCGTCGCCAACGGTACCCTCAGCGGCCTGAGCAGTAGCGACGGCGGCATCACCTGGACGGCAACCTTCACACCGGACGCTGCGATTACCGACACTTCCAATCTCATTGTCCTGAATAACACTGGCGTGGCGGACCTCAATGGCAATGCTGGGGTGGGGACTACCAATTCCAACAACTACGCCGTTGACACGCAGCGCCCGACCGCCACCATCGTGGTGGCTGACACCGCGCTGCGCGTTGGTGAAACCTCGGTGGTGACCATC encodes the following:
- a CDS encoding sulfotransferase family protein, whose translation is MKGLPQFHFISGLPRSGSTLLSAILLQNPRFHAGMTSPVGSLFSSVLQQCSAGSEFGSVIDTDLRRRLLRGLFDSYYADKADKPVIFDTNRQWCARLPALQDLFPQAKTIACVRNVAWVLDSLERLYRANPFENTKLFNDDDERNTVYSRCETLAQRNRLVGFAWTALKEAYYGENAESMLIVDYDLLSQAPERVMRLVYEFIGEPWFEHDFNHLTYDAPAFDQALGVAGLHKVKPKVAPQARRTLLPPDLFEKYAELSFWRDGSSSAANVIRMKTDAAVN